Genomic window (Gemmatimonadaceae bacterium):
AGGTACGCGGAGCCGAGCAGGTACGCGCGGCCAACCGGGTTTTCAGTCTTGATTCCAGGGGCATTGAGCAGGCCGACAATGGTCCGGAGTTCCTTCCCGGGGTCTCCCCCTTTCAGCGCGGCCTGCGCCTGCGCCATCGCAAGAGTAGCGCGGGCGACATTCTGGCCTTTGTTCTGATCGATTTCGCAGACGGGCCCAGCGGCTGCTGCGGGAGCTGCCGAAGTTTGTGCGAACGCCGGCGTCGACGACGCGAATGAGGATGCAAGCAGGGCGGCACCTGCGAACAGACTCGTCTGATATGCTCTCATGAACAACTCCTACGGTGAAAGACGCGGGAGCCCGGCTCGCCGGCGACGGTACGATACTGGCGACAACGGCTCGCGAAAGGATACTAATATACCCGCGCACAGGGATCGTTCCAGCGTTTCACCGGGCTGTGATTCCTCCTGAAACCACCAGTGGCATAATGATGCGAAGAATTGTGCAGACAGGCAGATAAGAGTGCTCCGTGATTCGCGTCATCGAGAAGCCACAGCACATCTTGCATTCGTTGACCCCGTGATGGGGGAAGTCATTGCAAGAGTAGGGAGATGCACGCTCGATGTGAGAAATGAAGGCACCCACTTCGATGCGCTCATCAGATCCATCGTGTATCAACAGCTATCGGGCAAGGCCGCGGCAACCATTCACGGACGGGTGGTTGGGCTCATCGGCGAGGGTGGGTCTCCGGTTCCTCACACCATTCTCTCGACCACGCACGAAGCACTGCGCGCTGTTGGGCTGTCCAGTCAGAAAGCGAGCTATGTCCGAAACCTTGCTCAGCATGTGATCGACGGATCGCTGCCGATCGAGTCACTGCACAACCTCACTGATGAGGAGATAATTCACGCGCTGGTCCAGGTGAAAGGCATCGGACGCTGGAGCGCGCAGGTGTTCATGATGTTCAGGCTCGGCCGGCCGGACGTGCTGCCGGAGCTGGACCTCGGGATACAGAAAGGAATCCAGAAGGCGTACCGGATGAGAAAGCCCCCCACTCCGAAGCAGGTCCTGGCGCGCGGGAAAAGGTGGGCGCCTTACCGCACGGTAGGAGCCTGGTACATGTGGAGAATTCTGGACGTGGAATGAACTGCCTCGCCGTTGAATCATTATTGTTAGTCAATGCCAATCACCCAATTCGAAACCCTTCCTGATTCGTCCCGCGTCTGGGTCTATGGCGCCAGCGCCG
Coding sequences:
- a CDS encoding DNA-3-methyladenine glycosylase; translated protein: MLRDSRHREATAHLAFVDPVMGEVIARVGRCTLDVRNEGTHFDALIRSIVYQQLSGKAAATIHGRVVGLIGEGGSPVPHTILSTTHEALRAVGLSSQKASYVRNLAQHVIDGSLPIESLHNLTDEEIIHALVQVKGIGRWSAQVFMMFRLGRPDVLPELDLGIQKGIQKAYRMRKPPTPKQVLARGKRWAPYRTVGAWYMWRILDVE